One window of Camelina sativa cultivar DH55 chromosome 4, Cs, whole genome shotgun sequence genomic DNA carries:
- the LOC104780232 gene encoding E3 ubiquitin-protein ligase RHA1B-like yields MTFFIEDTSLIISHLFYKTAVIIAVLRWIFACILRYRSRSSPRSSSPSVSSQTIKESLAVTAFCDAVERSPSASISDTCAVCLGDLEDDDEIRELRNCTHVFHRDCIDRWLDYECRGGGDEDDNHRTCPLCRTPLLPSFSDCSTVNQPSWAVERLLYLFGDDLLP; encoded by the coding sequence ATGACATTTTTCATCGAAGACACTAGTCTCATCATCAGCCACCTTTTCTACAAGACTGCCGTTATCATCGCCGTCTTACGTTGGATCTTCGCATGTATCCTCCGTTACCGCTCTCGATCATCACCaagatcttcttctccttccgtTTCATCGCAAACCATCAAAGAAAGCCTCGCCGTTACAGCTTTCTGCGACGCGGTTGAGAGATCACCCTCAGCGTCGATCAGCGACACGTGCGCCGTGTGTCTAGGAGATctcgaagacgacgacgagaTCAGAGAGCTTAGGAACTGTACTCACGTCTTTCATCGTGATTGTATTGACCGGTGGCTTGACTATGAATGCCGCGGTGGAGGAGATGAGGATGATAACCACCGTACTTGTCCGCTTTGTAGAACACCGTTGCTTCCGTCGTTCTCTGATTGTTCCACCGTTAACCAACCTAGCTGGGCTGTTGAACGACTCCTTTACCTCTTCGGCGACGATCTTCTTCCCtga